A single genomic interval of Mesoplodon densirostris isolate mMesDen1 chromosome 8, mMesDen1 primary haplotype, whole genome shotgun sequence harbors:
- the LOC132495099 gene encoding C-X-C chemokine receptor type 2-like, translated as MASDSDQTMTIILNDLYNDTDPWQLFKDEFANFTGTPPTEEHHYGPCKMDTETLNKYAVVIIYALVFLLSLLGNSLVMLVILYSRVGRSVTDVYLLNLAMADLLFALTLPIWATSKAKGWIFGTFLCKVVSLLKEVNFYSGILLLACISMDRYLAIVHATRTLTQKRHWVKFICLGIWVLSLILALPIFVFRRAIHPPYSSPVCYEDMGANTTKWRMVMRVLPQTFGFLLPLLVMLICYGLTLRTLFAAHMGQKHRAMRVIFAVVLVFLLCWLPYNLVLVADTLMRVRVIAETCERRNDIGRALDATEILGFLHSCLNPLICVFIGQKFRHGLLRIMATHGLISKEFLVKDGRPSFVGSSSGNTSTTL; from the exons ATGGCCAGTGACTCAG ATCAAACCATGACTATCATCCTGAATGATTTATATAATGACACTGATCCGTGGCAGTTGTTTAAGGATGAATTTGCAAATTTCACTGGCACGCCACCCACAGAAGAACATCATTATGGTCCCTGTAAGATGGACACTGAGACACTCAACAAGTATGCCGTGGTCATCATATATGCCCTGGTCTTCCTGCTGAGCCTCCTGGGAAACTCCCTGGTGATGCTGGTCATCTTATACAGCCGGGTGGGCCGCTCTGTCACCGATGTCTACCTGCTGAACCTGGCCATGGCTGACCTGCTCTTCGCCCTGACCTTGCCTATCTGGGCCACCTCCAAGGCAAAGGGCTGGATCTTTGGCACATTCCTGTGCAAGGTGGTCTCACTCCTGAAGGAAGTCAACTTCTACAGTGGTATTCTACTGCTGGCCTGCATCAGCATGGACCGCTACCTGGCCATTGTCCATGCCACACGCACGCTGACCCAGAAGCGGCACTGGGTCAAGTTCATATGTTTAGGCATCTGGGTCCTGTCCTTGATCCTGGCCCTGCCCATCTTCGTCTTCCGAAGGGCCATCCACCCGCCCTATTCCAGCCCAGTCTGCTACGAGGACATGGGTGCCAATACAACGAAATGGCGGATGGTGATGCGGGTCCTGCCCCAGACCTTTGGCTTCCTCCTGCCCCTGCTGGTCATGCTGATCTGCTACGGACTCACCCTGCGCACGCTCTTTGCGGCCCACATGGGGCAGAAGCACCGGGCCATGCGGGTCATCTTTGCTGTCGTGCTCGTCTTCCTGCTCTGCTGGCTGCCCTACAACCTGGTCCTGGTTGCAGACACCCTCATGAGGGTCCGGGTGATCGCGGAGACCTGTGAGCGCCGCAATGACATTGGCCGGGCCCTGGATGCCACCGAGATCCTGGGCTTCCTCCACAGCTGCCTCAATCCTCTCATCTGCGTCTTCATTGGCCAGAAGTTTCGCCACGGACTCCTCAGGATCATGGCCACCCATGGCCTGATCAGCAAGGAGTTCTTGGTCAAGGACGGCAGGCCTTCCTTTGTTGGCTCTTCTTCAGGGAACACCTCTACTACCCTCTGA